agtgccaacattctggattagcatcaacggtgaatatcctctcctttctgagaaagcaatgaaagttctgctgccattttcaacttcatatatgtgtgagcaaggattttcagcattggcagcactgaagtctcaatacagaaatcgtgtggacgcagaggctgagctgcgaatagcagtgggtacgaacatcgcacacaggttcgcttctctatgcaacagcaagcaggctcaaccttctcattaatcaaagtgagtgtccaataaaataatattattagcttagtaaaatttcattaacagttatacttgttgcagatacgaactttgttcttccgttgttgaattgcattgatttcctcgacgcggcgttcgaggttagctaaagctccccccccccgctcttccaccgacctagctggctaagggggtcgcggacgtacggtgttcgtcagggggtcgccacatgtaaaaggttgagaaccgctgcacttTGGGGAAGTATTGGATTTTCAAAAACAGAACTTTACTTTttacagtgtgtatgtgagtgtgtgcgcgtgcgcatgcAAGCATATACATATTAatgaccaaggagtctgatagtattgcatctttcaagaaaaatcttaagactcgaTCGATCACTTGTTTATTTGAAGTtgttcatttgacctgcagtttggtggctgctgggatcaccgcgcattgagcgcatctttgtgatgcggataccagcgcgttacaaaactacatcatcatcataatgacatttaaataaacataagtaGTAGGTATGCTTGTGCTTCTTTCTAAAAGCGTGATTCCATTCACGTTTTAATTCTTATTTGACCTGTTATtcatcttattttcttattcctaatcacccccagtggagcatagggccgcaactacacgacatcatcggacccggttctgggcgtccctttccagttgggaccatgtcctGCCAGCTGCCTCGCGCCTCTGTGGACTGATATCCTATGTCTGGGTCTCCCAGCCTACgtctcccctgtgggttccagcacAGAGCTTATCTTTAATGCaagcctgttttttttttttcaatcagatGAGTATTGTCATTTGGCGACTGACCTTTACCAGCCTTCTGAGCATGTGttaaatttaattcatttaGACTTCTTTGGGTGACCTCAACGTCCACTGCACCGCAGACATCACAGACGAACAGATCACTTTCGAGCAAAGCaataaacaaagtaataaaTCTCACAAGGAATGAACACAGCATCACAGGAACAAGATTTGCAGTTTAGTGGCTGGCAGCATTGCCATTCCTGTTTCCATGCCTAAAAATTAGTGTTGAGAGCTGTAAGTGTTGATGGAAACCTGGCTCGGGCACAGTCtcgcttgtatgtgtgtgcacatgtactTTTCTGAACTGATTCGCTTTTCTCAGGAACAGGATCGACTATGCCACTTAATGAACTATGATATTTTATGACATGCAATAAAAGACCGACCACCCCAGAAGCGTATCGTAATTTACTTCTTCCGCTGTTTCTGACAATGAGTGCTAGACTATATAGGTTGATACACAAAATACAAGTCGAGGCTGAAGGACAAATATAACAGcctgaacaaaatatttctttgaaagggCATCGTAGATATTTTATATGCTCTTAACAAAGTCCCATataacacgtgtgtgtgtgtgtgtgataactTAAAGATTGTATCAGACTGTCacaaatcatttctttttaaaaacaaaatacagttgGGCGTTTCAGAAACAGCAATAAAGCAGCTTTGTCATAAAGTGCCCCACTGTATAAGTATTGTGGACTCGCACTACGCTTACCATAAGATCGCGAGATTCAAGGAGGATTCTGTAACCATGTTGTTGAAGTGAAACTTCAATCTTTTACAAATAACTAATCATAAAGGTAGAAAACCTCAGTACTTTTTACGAATACTTTACAGGTAAGCACTTCTTTGTTTGATATTATGGAATTATTATTGTTCAGACGTCGTATTTATGCTTGTAAACTCTCACTTCAGCATGAATTCTGAAACAAGATggatccagaaaaaaattgaaacagttTGCGAAAGTTTATTTAGTGAATTGGAGCATTCCCTTAACTGCACAAAGCTGCCGTTTACCTGCTTTTCAACTGAGTCAGCAGATCCTCAGACACCTGGAATGTTCATGTATGTTGGCTTATCATACCCGCTCTATAGAACTAAATAGCATTAAAGAAAATCGCAATCCACAATTTCTTTAGTGCCCACTCTATAAAGATCAAAACTAAGCGACACAAGCTACTTAATTAAAAGTGTATTTAGTCAACCAACAACAGTTGTGAAAGTTAAAAGACAAAGTATACTGAAATTAGCATGCACATTTTCTTATGCTATAAAGTGAATTGCCATCAATCAGCGCACCAACATACTCAAATTTTACTTCATGTTCatgcaaaagttaaaaaaagggTAATTAAATTTGCAAATAAATTTGACACCATTCGCAATTCTGAAACATGGAATCATTTGATtcgaaaaataaagtaaaagaatcTGCAGCCATATAGAGTTTGCAACCAACAGCAAACTGCACACCACAACTTTAACTCCTAACTATGCAATCGCACTGGGAAATAGGGTTTGACCATTGCATAAAAactaaataatgacaaacaatGTCTTTAGTCAAgcaaatacatgcacacaaggataaaattcatttaaagtttaaacacTCTttgacagataaaaaaaaaatatcttgagaAAGCAAACAGTGAGAGAAAcgcaaaactttaaaataaagtagcAGTAATTTAAAACATTAGTTTGGTCGTCTATGAGTTCTTTTGAtttggttttatattttttctgttttattttaataaaatatttttactttttgttgcttaTTTGTGGAATGTTTATAGCTTTCATATCTCTGTGTGTAATCTTTCCTGAATTCCTTGCGGGGCTGTAAACTGATCTTTCTCGACCTCCTTAACCTTCCTACTAATGTCCTATATGTACCTAATAGTCGTTGTCGATCCTGAAGAGCATGCATTGGTGCATTTGAACTAAATGTCTAAATATAGCTACTGGTTGATTTACATTCAATGATAGTAAGCAGGCAGAAACAATGTGTAATAATTTGCTACAAAGTGAAGCTGCGTATCCCTTTCTTTTGAATGTCCAGTTCTCTGCTTATCAAAACAGTCTTCGCTCTTCTTCttgaaaactgaacaaagaaaatctGACAAAAATGGACGCCCCAACTGTACAATACATCCAGCCACCACCCGGCTATCCTCAACAATATCAAATGGGGTACGGTTACCCGGGTGTCATCACTCAACCGCCACCCACTGTAAATCAGACGACCGTCGTTGTCAACCAGTCCCCGGCCCTCTACAAGCCACCTCGTGATTGGAGCACGGGTATCTGTGGCTGTTTTGACGACATTAAAGTGTGTGAGTATAGAGTGCTACAAACGCTGACAGAAAACATTATCTATCTATCTGCCTGTCTGTATCTAAGAAACGAATCCTACTGTTCAAAGCAAATATTATCCCAATTTATAAATCAGGTGATCCAGGTGACCCTACAAATTATCGCCCAATCTCAATCCTATCATCACCCTAAAAACACTTAGGAAAACACAAGACcacctaataaaaaaaacaaaaaaaaaaacatgagctTCTCCACACAACAGGTCACTCCTGCCACACAGCACTTATATCCATTCTATTTTGATGTCAtacaatatgtttattattacttattttcttaGTAATTAAATTTTAGGTTATTCCTCCCCCGTAAAGAACAAGGGCTAGGTGAAAAAGCATGTCTTCCTTACTCTGCcactctcgttaataaagaatagCTAATATCTACAGGTGTCATTGTTTATGTGACTTAGGTTTGTGCGTCTTGTGCTGCGAGCCATGCGCTGAGATCAAGTTATCCATGGACATGGGAGAGCACTACTGCGTGCCTTGCTGCGTGCCAAACTGGCTTGTCGTCCTTAGAACGAAGCTGCGAACACAGCATAACATTCAGGTATGGTGCCTCCCTAcgcccctctctctcacacacaaagcacGCTCGCACATACAAAAGCAAGCtcgcacacaggcacacacacaagtacgcatgcacgcacgcacacataattatttattatcaggAATATAACATTTTTGCGGGTCTGTGCAGGGAGGCGTTTTGAATGACTGCTGCACGGTATCCCATTGTAGGCCGTTGGTGCTGTGTCAGATGATGAGGGAGGTGAACATTATGAGAAAAGCTCAACCCATCGCATAAGGAAGTCTACTGTTGGTCTTCAGTTGTCATTCTCACAGACGCAAAATGTCATTGTTTCGATGGAAGCCAAGGAGGAGAGCActtccaaaacaaaatcaaaaataaatatttttggtaaTTATGGGTGTAGACCGTACAGACTACAGACGTTATCTTCATAAATTATGAACAATTTGTCAATAAAGAAAccatgttaaaatatgtaatcaATAATGCAATGTATATTTGTTCATAATGTGAATGCTGACTTAACaacttatatatttttatattttaaagttaatagTCAGCTTTAAAGGAATCATAAAATTCgttagaaacattttatatgcaGGCCCtatttttacaattacaaaCTTGGTGGAAGGAGcagtcaaaaacaaacaaacaaacaaacaaagctaaCCTAGCAAATGCTATGCTTAGCTATATATATCTAAACTGCTATACGAACTATTAAcctaatacatgtatttatgtttttacatttaCTCTTTCTCTACCAAATCTTCTTAATAAAagattcattaaaatatttcattgaaatCTACTAGTTGTTTAATGTTAATGTAAAATTAGGataattattgattttattgTCGTGTTTTCTTATTAACTGCTAGAACATTGGTACCGCTTCACCACCACCAAGAAACAAGCTGCACTACATTTAATTTAGTCAAAAGACGACTAAACAGGTCTACAAGATTTCAATTGGTTGGTTTGGTGGGAAGGTACTTCCATCTAAAGGTGATTTCGCAATATGAGGAGAAAGGGAGAGGGGAAATGAGCAGGTAATGCAGCTGTTCTCATTTGCTGTCACCACCTTGTCTTCATCGCTTTTCCACCGACAATGGAGCTTGTTTTGACAGGCTGCGGCATGTGACTCAGGTGATTTCTCGATTTTATTCCCTGAAAGGGCTGTTTCACCCACGACTGCATTTGATCTATAAGTCATAACTTATATGCAGGAAAAGATGTGTAAACCGAGATGTGTTTACTCTGTAGTACTGTCACTGTGCTGTACATGAAAGCTACGCGTTTCGAAAGAGAGGTGAGGGCGTCGGTCTTTGTTGACAATAGAAAGAAAGGATAACGAAAAACAGCTCAAGAACCGTTCTACCATCTTTACAGCATTTCGAAGGGAAGATGGCAGCAACAATACCTCTAAAGAACGTCTCCCAACCGTTTGTAGCATTCAAAAATTGCAGACTGATTAAGTGTCTATTAAGCAACaagtcattcattcattcctaGAATGGTACAAATTGACGAACGGTCACGCGGGTCCCCTGGTACTGGCTGTTAGGGGGAGGATACAACTGGATCTAGACGCAGAGGGAGACATATAGTACACCAGTCAGGCTCGTCATGGAAGGTGCAGGTGAGCAGGTGTTGCATGGAATTACCAGACCACCTCTTCACGTCTTCAAATTAGTTCATTCTTCTTTTGTCCTCTTTCGATCCCTCGGTCCACCCTCTAAAGTACTCAGCAAGACGGTATTAAAGTGTCGTGCCGAGTCGCATGGCTGAACGAGACCAGCTATGTTGTGCCTCTTTACTGTTGtgacagttttgtgtgtgtgtgtgcgtgcatgtgttgtTGTCACACATGGGCGACAACCGTGCTCTGTACACTGCGCTCTAATGTTTCCTAGAAAAATAACCTGCCATCGATATTC
This window of the Pomacea canaliculata isolate SZHN2017 linkage group LG4, ASM307304v1, whole genome shotgun sequence genome carries:
- the LOC112562271 gene encoding cornifelin-like, which translates into the protein MDAPTVQYIQPPPGYPQQYQMGYGYPGVITQPPPTVNQTTVVVNQSPALYKPPRDWSTGICGCFDDIKVCLCVLCCEPCAEIKLSMDMGEHYCVPCCVPNWLVVLRTKLRTQHNIQGGVLNDCCTVSHCRPLVLCQMMREVNIMRKAQPIA